GTCCGCAACGAGGGAGCGGCGCGGATCCAGGAACTGGACGCCGGCAACGGCGACGATGCAAGGAGAAGCAGCGATGGCATTCCGTATCAATCACAACATCGCCTCGATGAACGCCTACCGGAACCTCAGCCGCAACGACATGGGCTTCTCGGAGTCCCTCGAGCGCCTGAGCTCCGGCCTGCGGATCAACAAGGCGGGCGACGACCCGGCGG
The nucleotide sequence above comes from bacterium. Encoded proteins:
- a CDS encoding flagellin, translating into MAFRINHNIASMNAYRNLSRNDMGFSESLERLSSGLRINKAGDDPA